The genomic window TCGCTTACTTCTACAAATTCACCATTTTTATATCCGTTTACTTTAAACGGAAGAATATGCGTACCAATAAGGCTCATAACAACTCCAATCTCTAATTGTTTATTTAAAAAATTTTCATTTTTTGCAATTAGCAATATTTTGACCTATTTGCTAAATCTAATTATTTAGAATCAGAATTCAGCATTAAAGTCATGATAGATTATTTATATCAAAAAGACTATATGTATAGACAACATCTATAGCGCTAGATATTGTATGTCAATAACTATTTAATAAATTTATATTTTCATAAAACAAAGATGACTAAAACAAACTAAAAAAATATGACAAAAGCAGAAGAAAAAAAAATGGAGCGGACAACGGGACTCGAACCCGCGGTCTCAACCTTGGCAAGGTTGCGCTTTACCAACTAAGCTATGTCCGCAAACAAAATGTCATAATAGCCTGATTTCTTTTTAAATGCAAGTTATGAGTAAAAATAAAAATTTATAGTGATTTTTCTGCAATATACATGCAATTTTACGGAGTGTTGAATAAAAGAAAAATATTGATTACGATAATTATTATCATTAAGCCAGAAATTTTTATAAAATTTTTCTTAAAATGTGATTTTTATCATGAAAAATCGTAAAAATAATGTAGAATAAAAGATAGCTTTTGCCAAACAGGTAAAAGAAAACTGAAAAGGTAATGTTTTTCAAAAATGAAGCATAGAACAAGGAGGTTTCTATGAAGGCTATTGTTGCAACCAAAGATAAGAAGGCTCAGGTTGTAGAGAAGGAACTCCGCCCATTGGAATTTGGTGAGGCCTTACTCGATATGGAGTGCTGCGGCGTATGCCACACCGATCTTCACGTTAAGAACCAAGATTTTGGCGATAAAACAGGCGTGGTTCTTGGACACGAAGGTATTGGTATTGTTAAGGAAGTTGGCCCTGGTGTTACAACATTAAAGCCAGGCGACCGTGCATCTGTAGCATGGTTCTTCAAGGGTTGCGGACATTGCGAATATTGCACCACGGGCAGAGAAACACTTTGCCGTAGCGTTTTGAACGCAGGATACACTGCAGATGGTGGCATGTCTCAAGAGTGCATCGTCGCAGCAGACTACGCAGTAAAGGTCCCAGAAGGCTTGGATCCAGCTCCTGCAAGCTCCATCACTTGCGCTGGCGTTACAACCTACAAGGCTATTAAGGAATCTGGCGTACATCCAGGCGAATGGCTTATTTTATTCGGTCTTGGCGGTCTTGGTAATCTTGCGTTGCAATATGCAAAGAACGTATTTGGTGCGCACGTAATCGCAGTAGATGTTAACGATGCTCAGCTTGAATTTGCTAAGGAATATGGCGCAGATTTGTGCGTGAACCCACTTAAGGAAAATGTTCCTGAATTTGCTATGAAGAAGGTAGGCGGCGCTCATGGCGCTGTCGTAACCGCTGTAAGCAAGGCTGCTTTTAACAGCGCAGTTGACTCTGTGCGAGCAGGCGGCACTGTTGCAGCCGTTGGTCTTCCACCAGAAGACATGGAACTTAGCATTCCTCGCCTTGTTCTTGACGGAATCCGTTTGGTTGGATCCCTTGTTGGAACTCGTAAGGATTTGGAAGAAGCGTTCCAGTTTGGTGCTGAAGGCAAAGTTGTTCCACAGTGCCATATGCGCAAGATGGAAGACATTAACGACATCTTCGACGAGATGCTCAGCGGTAAGATTCGTGGTCGAATGGTAATCGACCTCTCCCACTGAAAAAGAGATAAAATAAAAAAACTAAAAGCCACTTAGCAAATGCTAGGTGGCTTTTAGTTTATGTTTTAAGATGCTTTAAGATGTTTTAAGACTTAATTTTTGTACACTATTTCAACGGAGGCATTGGCTTCCAATTAGGATCATGCAAAATTTTTCTGCTTGCAATCCAACCAGTAAAAAGCTTTTTAACACCACTTAAAATATGCTCACGATCTACAGCAACAAGCCTAATAAACTCTTTTGCAGCAGTTAATGCCGTTCCAAGAGCAAACATAAATGGTCGATAATCGCCATGAATCATAAAGTATCGCGCCATAAAACCACGATTTCGCATAATATGGTAACGATTCATGTCAGAAGTAGAATTTAGTTGACGAACGCCAGCAATATCCCAATTAGGAATATTACGAGTTCTACGAAGAATAACATCTTTTACAACAATCGGATTCGTAACTTTGCTAGCAAGGTATCCGTAAGTTGTGTCATCCCAATAAATAAAATAATGCGGATCTGGCAAACCGATTTTCTCTACAATATTGCGCTTAAACAATCCGCCTTCAAAGCACATAGTGTTCATAACGCGATACCCAGATGGTCCAAATGCTGCTGGAGCAATTGGATTAGGGATTCCAAGAGAAACAATAAATTTATATTGCCAATAAAAATCGCCACCGTCGTAGTCTAAACGGCTGCCTTGAATCACATCGTGGCTTTTAGTCCACTTTGAAAGACGTTCAATAGATTCTGGAACAGTTTCAACATCATCGTCCATAACCCAGAACCACTGCGCGCCAAGTTCATACGCTTTTTTAACACCAGCACTAAAACCGCCAGCTCCCCCAAGATTGCTGCTTTGAGGCGCGTAAACAACGCGGTTTGAATCGCCAAAATTATCCACGCTAGCAGAACCCCAGCGACGTGTAAGAACATCATCTAAATCTTGCACCATATCACGAGTTTTTTCACTCTTCTCATTGTCTACAACAACAATCCTCCATGGGCATTGATTTAATCGTTCAAAAGATTTAAACAGATTTTCAAGCAACTCCTGACGCTTATAAGTAACTACAACAACAGCAAGCTTATCAATAGTATTATCATTTATAACTTCGCTCATATTTTTAATATTACACTAGCATTGCCATCAATATTATTAATAAAATTCAAATTTTTTAGTACAAACTTCATTTTCAGATAAATGTTCATAGCATAAGATAAAAATAAAGTGTAGTTTCAGGGAAGGTGAAAATCCTTACTGGCGGTAACGAGGTAATTCTTGTATTAGTGAATTTTCTCGAAGCCCGCGAGCGGCAACGCGCTGCTGATTCGGTTAAAATCCGAAGCCAACGGTTAAAGTCCGGATGAAAGAAACGGAGGCTCTAATGAGCATTTCACGCGAAAATAATCATAAAACAAGCAATCACACAGCAAATAATAAAGTAGCAAATAATCACGCAACTTACTCTGGCACAAACTATTGGTCAAGCGAAAAAATTGCTAAATACGCGCTATTTGTTGCGCTCTCTATTGCTGTAAGCTTTATAGAATTTCCACTTATTCCAGACCTAAGCTACCTTAAATACGATCCTTCGGGAATTGTGTGTTTAATTGCAGGATTTGCATACGGACCATTCGCCGCTGCAATCGTAAGCGTGCTAGGATTTGCTCCACACTTCTTTACTAACCCGTTTGGCGCAATAATGGCAATATTGGTTTCAATGGGTGCGTCTGTTAGCGCTGCAATCGTCTACAAAAAAATTAGAACCAAAGAAGGCGCTATTATTTCGCTTATAGTTGGCTCTGTAGTTGCGATTGCTCTTGCAATAGTTGGAAATCTTATTATTACGCCATTTTATGCGCATATGAGCGTTGAACAAGTTGCCGCTCTTATAGTTCCAGCTCTGCTACCGTTTAATGCTATTAAGCTTGCGATTCATTGCGTAATAACTATGCTTGTTTATAAGCCTGTTTCAAAGCTTCTTAACTACAACAAATAGCAAACAAATAGCATTAGCCAAAATAGCATTAGTCAATTAAGTAAAAAGCAAGCTGATTATGCAAAGCAATAAAGTTATTCAAGATAAAACAAGTTGCAAAGTCGAAAAAAGCAATACGGATTATTTTGCTAAAAAAGATAATGCTGTTTCTTTGCAAAAAGTTCGCTTTAGCTACGATGGCGGAAAAACTTGGATTCTAGACGGAATAGATCTTGAAATTGCATATGGTCAAAGAATCGCAATCATTGGCAAAAATGGTAGTGGAAAGTCCACGCTAGCTAAAATTATTGCAGGACTTTCTTCCCCAGATTCTGGAATTGTTACGCTATGCGGAATAAAAGTTTTTGAAGCAAACAATGTTGATTCAAAAGCTTACCAAAAAGCACGAGAATCTATTGGAGCATTGTTTCAAAGCCCAGAAGACCAAATCGTTACAACAGTTGTAGAAGACGATGTTGCTTTTGGGCTTGAAAACTTGTGCGCTTCTAAAGAATTTATGAAGCAAAATATAAGCAATGCTTTACGCGCTGTAAACATGGAAAATCACCGTTTTAGCGACCCGAGCAATATGAGTGGAGGTCAGCAGCAGCGCGTTGCTATTGCATCGTCGATTGCTACAAAATCAAAACTTCTTGTATTAGATGAGCCTACAAGCATGCTTGATTCTTGCGCAAAAGAAGATGTAAATAAGCTTTTTAACAAATTGCAAACGAGCGGCACAACAATCGTACAAGTTACGCATAAGATTAGCGAATGCAAAAATGCGGATCGAATATTGATGCTAGAAAATGGAAAATTGCGTGATGTAAGTTTATTGGAATTAGATGAATTTTTCACGGAAAAATCGCCAGCTGTTATTGAATCAAAAAGCATGACGGAAAATGCAAAAAAATCAAATACGGCAATTGAAATATCTAATTTAAATGTGAGCTATACAAATAGTCAAACTCCAATAATAAGAGACTATTCTCTAAGCGTAAAATCAGGCGAAATCGTTGCAATAATGGGAAAAAACGGGTGTGGAAAATCAACGCTCGCAAAAGCAATATGCGCACTTATTAAATACGATTCTGGCTCCATGTGCGTAAACGGAATAAAAATTAGCGAAAAAACAAGCAAATCGCAAATGCGAGAAATTCGCAAAAACATTGGTTACGTTATGCAATTGCCAGAACAGCAACTTTTTGCACAAACTGTTTTTGAAGACGTGGCATATGGGCCAAAAAACTTTGGATTAGAAGGATGCGAATTAGATTCCCGCGTATTAAACACGCTAAAATCATTGCATATTGAACACTTAGCGCAAAAATCCCCATTCGAACTTTCTGGCGGACAGCAACGACTAGCAGCAATCGCAGGTGTTTTAGCTTGCAATCCAAAAATTTTGGTTTTAGACGAGCCTACAGCAGGATTAGATTTTGAGTATGCAAAAATCGTACTAAAAATTTTAAGCGATTTACACAATAAAGGCATAACAATTATTGTTATTACTCACGATCTAAACGAAGCAAAATCGCTTGGAGCGCGCATAGTTACGTTAGAATCGCGCAAAAAGAAGGAGATTCAAGAACACGCGCAAGACGAAAAGCTTGAAAATGCTAGCGAGAATGTTAACGAAAAGAAAAACGAAATCAAAAACAAGTCATTGCTAAGCTTATTCAATACGCGAATCATACTAATATCATGCTTAATTCTTATGTTTAGCGCGTTTAGTATTACAAACTTCTATCAACTAGGAATTCTTGCACTATCAACGCTTGCTCTAATATTTCTCGCTAGAATATCACCTATAAAATTATTGTTGTCATTGCATATGTTTATTGCAATATTCGTATTTTCTGGAATGTTTAATCTTCTAGTTGTGCATTCTGGAAGAGAAATTTTTAAAATTGGACCGCTATTAATAACAGATGATGGAATAAAGTTTGCAATACTTTTCGCTTCAAGATTTTCGCTTGTTATACTAATCGGATCAATAATTGTACTAACAATAAGCCAAACGCAGTTGACTGAAGCGTGCGCGTCTATTATTTCGCCTCTTAGAATCATAGGATTGCCAAGTCAAGAAATTGCTCTTATTATGAGCCTCGCTTTGCGATTTTTGCCGACTCTTGCAAAAGAAGCAGAATCTGTAGCTTTAGCTCAAATTGCAAGAGGCGGAAACATAAAAGACGGGTCTATAAAAAAGCGATTGCAAGCAATAACATCTCTTATAGTTCCAGGATTTGCAAGCGTGATTCGGCACGCAAACACACTGGGACTTGCGCTAGATTCTAGATGCTACGTTCCTGGAGCTAAGCGCACGCACTTACATACGGAGAAAATGCGCTTAAAAGACTTTGCACTTTTAATAATTACATTAGCTATTGTGTGCGGAATAATTTTTGCTGGAATATTTGTATAACTGATAACTGTAATATTTGCATATTGAGCGTATTAATCGTATTGAACGTATTGAACGCGGATTCTTAAGGTTAATGTATAATCCGATAAGCATTGAAAATTTAAGCGTTACAAGTAGATGATCAATAGTCGATAGTTGGTTGTCGATAATTGCGTTTAACAATATAGCGTTTTGACGTTTTAGTGTTTTAATGTTTTAATGTTTTAAAAATTGACGTTTTAGCGTTTTACGCATGTTGAACGCGATTTGGAAGGAAAATAATGGCATTAACTAAAAAGCAGATTAAGCAATTGCGCGCGCTCGCTAACACTTTAAGCCCATTGCTTTACGTTGGAAAAAACGATATTAGCGATGCTGCTGTTAAGCAAGCAGACGAAACAATGCAATCTCATGAGCTTATGAAGTGTGCTGTACAAGATGGCTCTGGATTAAGTGCTAAAGAAGCTGCTGAAGAACTCGCAGAACATCTTGGTGCAGAAGTCGTGCAAGTAATTGGCAACCGTTTTGTGTTATTCCGCGTTTCAAATCGCGAAGATATTGACCACATTATGCTTGTTCGTGAATAAAACTCTCTTAAAAAAAAATAGTAATACTGTATTAAAAGGCTTCTTAGAATTGTAAGAAGCCTTTTAATTATTGACTTTAGTTATTGTCAGCAGATTTGTGGAGAATATTGCGGATTTGAGATAAACGTTGCGAAATCTCGTGCTCGTAGCCGCGATTATTTGGGTGATAATATTCGCGACCAACTAGCTCGTCTGGCATATATTGCTGAGATGCAACAGCACCCGGATAATCGTGAGCATACTTGTAACCGTCGTGATTGCCCCAACTTTTCATCAAAGCAGTTGGCGCGTTACGCAGATGAAGAGGCACTTGACCAATATTTCCAGCATCAACATCTTGCAAAGCCTTATTAATAGCGTTGTAGCTTGCGTTTGATTTTGGAGCAGTTGCTACAGCAATCACAGCTTCCGAAAGAATAATCCGCGCTTCTGGCATGCCAATTAGAGCAACTGCTTGAGCTGCAGCAACAGTTACTTGTAAAATTTGTGGAGCCGCCATACCAACTTCTTCGGCAGCAGCAATCATAATTCGCCTTGCAATAAAACGCGGGTCTTCACCAGCTCTAAGCATTCGCGCTAAATAATGCAAAGAAGCGTCAACTTCACTTCCGCGCATTGATTTAATAAAAGCAGAAATAACATCGTAATGGTCATCGCCATCTTTGTCATAGCGAACTGTAGTAGTATCCATTACGTTAGAAACTATATCAGCAGTAATTACAGGCTTATTTTTACCATGCTGCAACGCAACATCTCCTGTTACAGCTCCTGCTGCCGCTTCTAGAATAGTAAGAGTTTTGCGAGCATCTCCCCCACTTAAACGAATAATTGAATCTATTGCGTCTTCGTCGATTTTAAGCTGATTATTAAGACCATTTTCGCTAGAAATTGCGCGTTCTATCAGAGTGTGCAAATCTTCAACACTAAGAGACTCAAGTTTAACAACTACTGATCTGCTAAGTAGTGGCTTAATGATTGAAAAACTTGGATTTTCGGTAGTAGCTCCAATAAAAGTTACATCGCGATTTTCTACGCTTGGAAGCAAAGCATCTTGCTGTGATTTAGAAAAACGATGAACTTCGTCAATAAACAGAACTGTTTCTTGACCTTTACTAACTAAACGCTCATGCGCTCGATCTAACACAGCTCGAACATCTTTAACTCCAGAAGTTACAGCAGAAAGCTCTTCAAACACGCGACCAGACTGTCTAGCCACAATATAAGCAAGCGTAGTTTTACCAACTCCTGGAGGTCCAAACAACACAACAGAACTTGGAGCAGTAAGAGAACCTTTAGATTGTGGATTTGCAAGCCTGCGCAAAGGCGAACCTTCTTTTAGCGCATGCGACTGCCCCAACACATCTTCAATACTGCTTGGGCGCATACGCACTGCCAACGGACGCGTAACATCGCTAGGTGCACTACTTGCGGAAAATAAATCTTTCTCCATGAATACCAGCTTACACTACATATAGAACAAACGTTCGATTGCATTCTGCATTCTGTGTTTTACCTTCTGTGCTCTGTTAGCACATTTTTAAGAATCACACGTGCGACACTCTGTAGTCAAAGAACACAACTTCGCCTGTATCTTGTGTGGAATCCAAATCAACAACACCAGTAATAGCCCAATTATGGTCTCCGTCCGAATCGTCAATAATTTGCCGAACTTTCCACGAATGTTCACTCTTCTCAAGCGAATCATCCAAAATAAACAAGTCGCCACTTCTAGCCTTGGCATCGATACCAACATACTCGTGCTCATCGTAATAGTCGTCAAGCACATCATTCCACTCGTGAACGCCGTAACCCCAAGCCTTGTCAAGCTCTCCTAAAGTATCCGCATCTTCCAAATCCATAAGCTGCACGCGACGGAACATTGCGTTTCTAATCAACACAATAAGTCCACGACGATCCTCAACAACAGACTCAGAAGTTCCAGGCGCAGCCATAGTTACAGCACTAGCTTCAGCGTCCGATCCTCCTGCACTCTCCCACTCGTCAACAAGACTTGAATCAATAGATCGCACAACAAGACGAAGCCACGAAATAATATCACACAATTCTTCGTTAAGCATGTCTTCTGGCACAGTGCGAGCAAGCGAACGATAAGCGTCCGAAAGGTAACGAAGAAGCGTTCCTTCACTTCTAGCAATGCCATAGCGCGAAATATAGCCAGTAAAATCGGACGCTGTTTCGACCATGTCTCGAAGCACAGATTTAGGCTTAATCCAGTAGTCGTTTGCCCACGGAACATCTTTGCGATATTGCGCAAAAGCAGGCTCAAGCAAATCTTCAAGAGGCTTAGGGTAGCTAACTTCCACTAAGCGTTCCATGCGCTCCTCGTAATCAATGCCATCATCCTTCATGCCAACCATTGCAGCATCGCGAGCCTTACGCTCTTGTGCGCGAAGCACAGGCTTAGGGTCATCTAAAGTTGCTTCAACCATAGAAATTACGTCAAGCGCATAGCTTGGAGATTCTGGGTCTAGAAGTTCCAAAGCTGCGAGTAAGAATGGAGAAAGCGGCTGATCTAGCGCAAAACCCTCTGGCATAGCAACATCAAGATCATAATCACAAGAACCATCCGAAAGCTCTCTGCATTCAATCACTTGAGTATCGAGCAAAGTTTGGAAAATATCGTTGCAACGCTCGAGCAATTTCTCTTTATCTTGCGGCTTTTGCGCACTATCTTCAATAAGTTTTTCAACGCGTGCTCTAGCATCCCCACCTTGCGTAACTTCGTTCAAAATCATTGAGTGCGTTACAACCATGTGAGGATTCAAAGTTTCTGGAGCGCTTTCAATAAGCTTAGTAAACGTTGGCTCGCCCCAAACTACAAAGCCTTCTGGAGCTTTCTTACGCTTAACTTTTTTAAGCTTCTTAGGATCATTTCCAGCTTTTGCAACAGCGCGCGCATTCTCAATCTCGAACTCTGGAGCCTCTGCAACTACTAAGCCCTCAGTATCGAATCCCATTCTGCCTGCACGTCCTGCAATTTGATGAAACTCGCGAGCACGAAGCTTTCTACTACGATTCCCATCAAATTTTGTAAGAGCTGTAAGAACAACCGAGTGAATTGGCACGTTAATGCCAACTCCGAGAGTGTCTGTGCCACAAATAACGGGCAGCAATCCTTGCTGTGCGAGCTGTTCGACAAGCCTACGGTAGCGCGGAAGCATACCAGCATGGTGTACGCCGACACCGGTGCGCAGTAGCCTTTGCAAAATTTTGCCGAAACCTGTAGTAAATTTAGTGCCTTTAATAGCTTGAGCAATTTTGTCTCGCTGATCTTTGCTAGAAACCCCCGTGCTTGCAAGCGCTTGAGCTGTTTCTAGAGCTGCATCTTGCGAAAAATGAACTACATAGATTGGCGTTAAACCCTTGTTAAATAAGAGTTCTACAGTTGTTGCAAGCGGCTTATCTGTGTACTCGTATTCGAGTGGGATTGGTCTTGGCGCATTAGCAATAATATCAACACTACGTTTTGTTGATTTTTCTAAACGTTCCGCAATATCCGTTACGTCTCCAAGAGTTGCGCTCATAAGTAAGAATTGCGTATTTGGAAGTGTAAGTAACGGAACTTGCCAAGCCCATCCGCGCTCTGGATCACCATAGTAGTGGAATTCGTCCATTGCAACGCAATCGACTTCAGCGTTTGCGCCTTCGCGTAAGGCTTGATTTGCTAAGATTTCTGCAGTGCAGCAGATTATTGGAGCGTCCGCGTTAATATGCGAATCTCCTGTAATCATGCCAACGTTGTCGCGCCCAAAAATCGCAACTAAATCGAAGAATTTTTCGGAAACAAGAGCTTTAATTGGCGCAGTATAGTAGGAGCGTCTGCCGGTAGCGAGCGCTGCAAAATGCATGCCGAGCGCTACTAGAGATTTTCCAGAACCGGTTGGAGTATTTAAGATAACATGGTCTCCTGCAAGCAAATCCATAACAGATTCTTCTTGATGCGGCCACAAATCTACATGCTTGTTATCTTTAACCCAATCAACAAATGCTTGAAAAATCTCGTCTTCGCTAGCATGATGCAAATCAAAAGCTAACTCGCCCAGACCAGCCATATTCCGCTCCTACTTTACTTAAGCTTTACTCGTGACTTTAATCGCAAATTTATTTACTTGCGATTTTACTTGCGCTTCTTCTTATCTCGTACTTTTACAGAGATTTGAATAGGAGTTCCCTCAAATCCAAACTCTTCTCGAAGAGAACGCTCAATAAAGCGACGGTAACCGTGCTCTAAGAAGCCTGTTGCGAATATCACGAAACGCGGTGGGCGCGTAGAAGCCTGAGTAGCAAACAAGATTCTCGCTTGCTTTCCGCCTCGCAAAGGATGCGGATGAGCAGACTGAATACGACCTAAGAAAGCGTTGAGCTTGCCTGTAGGAATGCGCTTATCCCAGCTGTCTAAAGCTGTTCGCATAGCGCGCGCAAGACGATTCGTATGCCATCCTGTTTTTGCGGAGAGATTAACGCGCTCAGCCCAAGTTACGCGCTCAAACTCAGTTTTCCACAAGCGTTCCATGCGCTGTCTGGAAAATTCGTCCATCAAGTCCCACTTGTTAAACACAAGTACGATTGCTCGACCCGCGTCTACAGCCTGGCTCATAACTTTCAAATCCTGCTCTGCAATCGGCTGGGAAGAATCGAAAAGAATCAAAGCAAGTTCAGAACGCTCAATCGCAGCTTGCGTACGAAGTGAAGAATAGTATTCAGCACCAGTAAGCTTATGCTGCCTGCGCTTAATACCAGCAGTGTCAATAAACAGCCAGTCTTCTCCATCAACTCGCACAACCTCATCAACAGGATCTCGAGTAGTTCCAGCCAAATCGTTTACAACAGAACGTTCTTCATGAGCTAAATGGTTCAAAAGCGAAGACTTACCAACATTTGGACGCCCAACTAAAGCAACTCTGCGAAGTCCTTCTGGAGTCAAGAATCCTGAAGTTTTATTCGCTTTCTTCAAAGAGTTAAGAGCCGCGTCAAGCAAATCTCCAACGCCTCTGCCATGCATTGCAGAAATTCCGTAAGGCTCACCCATTCCGAGCTTCCAAAACTCTGCAGTTAAATACTCGCTTCTAGCGTCGTCAACCTTGTTAACTGCCAAAGTAATAGGCTTACCTGCAGCGCGAAGCATTGAAACAATACGCTCGTCTGTAGCAGTTAAACCAACTTGACCATCTACTAGGAAAATCACAGCATCGCTTAAACGCACTGCCACTTGCGCCTGTTGAGCAATAGAAGAATCAATGCCTTCAACATCTGCTTCCCAGCCGCCAGTGTCAACCAGCTTGAAGTTGGTTCCAGCCCACTCAGCGTCGTAACTTACGCGATCTCTAGTAACACCTGGAGTATCTTCTACAACAGCGACACGATGGCCCAAAATACGATTTACAAGCGTTGA from Gardnerella vaginalis ATCC 14018 = JCM 11026 includes these protein-coding regions:
- a CDS encoding DEAD/DEAH box helicase, translated to MAGLGELAFDLHHASEDEIFQAFVDWVKDNKHVDLWPHQEESVMDLLAGDHVILNTPTGSGKSLVALGMHFAALATGRRSYYTAPIKALVSEKFFDLVAIFGRDNVGMITGDSHINADAPIICCTAEILANQALREGANAEVDCVAMDEFHYYGDPERGWAWQVPLLTLPNTQFLLMSATLGDVTDIAERLEKSTKRSVDIIANAPRPIPLEYEYTDKPLATTVELLFNKGLTPIYVVHFSQDAALETAQALASTGVSSKDQRDKIAQAIKGTKFTTGFGKILQRLLRTGVGVHHAGMLPRYRRLVEQLAQQGLLPVICGTDTLGVGINVPIHSVVLTALTKFDGNRSRKLRAREFHQIAGRAGRMGFDTEGLVVAEAPEFEIENARAVAKAGNDPKKLKKVKRKKAPEGFVVWGEPTFTKLIESAPETLNPHMVVTHSMILNEVTQGGDARARVEKLIEDSAQKPQDKEKLLERCNDIFQTLLDTQVIECRELSDGSCDYDLDVAMPEGFALDQPLSPFLLAALELLDPESPSYALDVISMVEATLDDPKPVLRAQERKARDAAMVGMKDDGIDYEERMERLVEVSYPKPLEDLLEPAFAQYRKDVPWANDYWIKPKSVLRDMVETASDFTGYISRYGIARSEGTLLRYLSDAYRSLARTVPEDMLNEELCDIISWLRLVVRSIDSSLVDEWESAGGSDAEASAVTMAAPGTSESVVEDRRGLIVLIRNAMFRRVQLMDLEDADTLGELDKAWGYGVHEWNDVLDDYYDEHEYVGIDAKARSGDLFILDDSLEKSEHSWKVRQIIDDSDGDHNWAITGVVDLDSTQDTGEVVFFDYRVSHV
- a CDS encoding YhbY family RNA-binding protein, with product MALTKKQIKQLRALANTLSPLLYVGKNDISDAAVKQADETMQSHELMKCAVQDGSGLSAKEAAEELAEHLGAEVVQVIGNRFVLFRVSNREDIDHIMLVRE
- a CDS encoding energy-coupling factor transporter ATPase, translating into MQSNKVIQDKTSCKVEKSNTDYFAKKDNAVSLQKVRFSYDGGKTWILDGIDLEIAYGQRIAIIGKNGSGKSTLAKIIAGLSSPDSGIVTLCGIKVFEANNVDSKAYQKARESIGALFQSPEDQIVTTVVEDDVAFGLENLCASKEFMKQNISNALRAVNMENHRFSDPSNMSGGQQQRVAIASSIATKSKLLVLDEPTSMLDSCAKEDVNKLFNKLQTSGTTIVQVTHKISECKNADRILMLENGKLRDVSLLELDEFFTEKSPAVIESKSMTENAKKSNTAIEISNLNVSYTNSQTPIIRDYSLSVKSGEIVAIMGKNGCGKSTLAKAICALIKYDSGSMCVNGIKISEKTSKSQMREIRKNIGYVMQLPEQQLFAQTVFEDVAYGPKNFGLEGCELDSRVLNTLKSLHIEHLAQKSPFELSGGQQRLAAIAGVLACNPKILVLDEPTAGLDFEYAKIVLKILSDLHNKGITIIVITHDLNEAKSLGARIVTLESRKKKEIQEHAQDEKLENASENVNEKKNEIKNKSLLSLFNTRIILISCLILMFSAFSITNFYQLGILALSTLALIFLARISPIKLLLSLHMFIAIFVFSGMFNLLVVHSGREIFKIGPLLITDDGIKFAILFASRFSLVILIGSIIVLTISQTQLTEACASIISPLRIIGLPSQEIALIMSLALRFLPTLAKEAESVALAQIARGGNIKDGSIKKRLQAITSLIVPGFASVIRHANTLGLALDSRCYVPGAKRTHLHTEKMRLKDFALLIITLAIVCGIIFAGIFV
- the adhP gene encoding alcohol dehydrogenase AdhP, whose product is MKAIVATKDKKAQVVEKELRPLEFGEALLDMECCGVCHTDLHVKNQDFGDKTGVVLGHEGIGIVKEVGPGVTTLKPGDRASVAWFFKGCGHCEYCTTGRETLCRSVLNAGYTADGGMSQECIVAADYAVKVPEGLDPAPASSITCAGVTTYKAIKESGVHPGEWLILFGLGGLGNLALQYAKNVFGAHVIAVDVNDAQLEFAKEYGADLCVNPLKENVPEFAMKKVGGAHGAVVTAVSKAAFNSAVDSVRAGGTVAAVGLPPEDMELSIPRLVLDGIRLVGSLVGTRKDLEEAFQFGAEGKVVPQCHMRKMEDINDIFDEMLSGKIRGRMVIDLSH
- a CDS encoding glycosyltransferase, which produces MSEVINDNTIDKLAVVVVTYKRQELLENLFKSFERLNQCPWRIVVVDNEKSEKTRDMVQDLDDVLTRRWGSASVDNFGDSNRVVYAPQSSNLGGAGGFSAGVKKAYELGAQWFWVMDDDVETVPESIERLSKWTKSHDVIQGSRLDYDGGDFYWQYKFIVSLGIPNPIAPAAFGPSGYRVMNTMCFEGGLFKRNIVEKIGLPDPHYFIYWDDTTYGYLASKVTNPIVVKDVILRRTRNIPNWDIAGVRQLNSTSDMNRYHIMRNRGFMARYFMIHGDYRPFMFALGTALTAAKEFIRLVAVDREHILSGVKKLFTGWIASRKILHDPNWKPMPPLK
- a CDS encoding replication-associated recombination protein A, whose translation is MEKDLFSASSAPSDVTRPLAVRMRPSSIEDVLGQSHALKEGSPLRRLANPQSKGSLTAPSSVVLFGPPGVGKTTLAYIVARQSGRVFEELSAVTSGVKDVRAVLDRAHERLVSKGQETVLFIDEVHRFSKSQQDALLPSVENRDVTFIGATTENPSFSIIKPLLSRSVVVKLESLSVEDLHTLIERAISSENGLNNQLKIDEDAIDSIIRLSGGDARKTLTILEAAAGAVTGDVALQHGKNKPVITADIVSNVMDTTTVRYDKDGDDHYDVISAFIKSMRGSEVDASLHYLARMLRAGEDPRFIARRIMIAAAEEVGMAAPQILQVTVAAAQAVALIGMPEARIILSEAVIAVATAPKSNASYNAINKALQDVDAGNIGQVPLHLRNAPTALMKSWGNHDGYKYAHDYPGAVASQQYMPDELVGREYYHPNNRGYEHEISQRLSQIRNILHKSADNN
- a CDS encoding ECF transporter S component; protein product: MSISRENNHKTSNHTANNKVANNHATYSGTNYWSSEKIAKYALFVALSIAVSFIEFPLIPDLSYLKYDPSGIVCLIAGFAYGPFAAAIVSVLGFAPHFFTNPFGAIMAILVSMGASVSAAIVYKKIRTKEGAIISLIVGSVVAIALAIVGNLIITPFYAHMSVEQVAALIVPALLPFNAIKLAIHCVITMLVYKPVSKLLNYNK